A stretch of Ipomoea triloba cultivar NCNSP0323 chromosome 13, ASM357664v1 DNA encodes these proteins:
- the LOC116002285 gene encoding phosphatidylinositol 4-phosphate 5-kinase 1-like, protein MPQGLVCPNSMMLMEGSEMPAAKKENSEEKETEEEGGKVFEVTTTTPRSVIIIPRIKSHATTRRVTPTTTAAVEKRLSNGDLYIGDFSGNVPHGSGKYLWADGCMYEGEWKRGKASGKGKFSWPSGATFEGEFKSGRMDGKGTFIGSDGDMYKGSWLADRKHGYGQKRYCNGDYYEGHWKRNLQDGQGRYVWQNGNEYAGEWKNGVIHGRGILIWANGNRYDGSWDNGVPKGHGVFTWPDGSCYIGCWCKDDKNPNHTQVLNGTFYPARNSRTSSCNIKNDFHKFSFKDEGFEAIFGHKLAAPLMGNENCGVVVNDGKTRSSMDGGRRSLTERNLPRICIWESDGEAGDITCDIIDTVEASMFYRDRFEFDRDGIRQFRRNPCFNGEAKKPGQTISKGHKNYELMLNLQLGIRFSVGKHASVLRDLKHSDFDPKEKFWTRFPPEGSKITPPHQSVDFRWKDYCPIVFRRLRELFQVDPADYMMAICGDDALRELSSPGKSGSSFYLTQDDRFMIKTVKKSEVKVLIKMLPSYYKHVCRYENSLVTKFYGVHCVKPVGGVKTRFIVMGNLFCSEYRIHRRFDLKGSSHGRTTDKPEEEIDETTTLKDLDLNFVFRLQQNWYLELIKQIDLDCEFLESERIMDYSLLVGLHFRDDKTGDKMGLSPFLLRTGKSDSFQNEKFMRGYRFLEAELQDMDRILAGRKPLIHLGANMPARAERVVRRSDFDQYIPGRFGHLAPSRGIETYEVVLYFGIIDILQDYDISKKLEHVYKSLQADPASISAVDPKMYSRRFRDFIGRIFVEDR, encoded by the exons ATGCCTCAGGGTTTGGTGTGTCCAAACTCGATGATGTTAATGGAGGGCAGCGAAATGCCCGCTGCGAAAAAGGAAAACTCGGAAGAGAAAGAGACGGAAGAAGAAGGAGGGAAGGTATTTGAAGTCACGACGACGACGCCGAGGTCTGTTATTATCATCCCCAGGATCAAATCTCACGCCACAACTCGTAGAGTCACTCCCACCACTACCGCCGCGGTTGAAAAGCGCCTCTCCAACGGCGATCTGTACATTGGGGACTTCTCCGGCAACGTGCCTCACGGATCCGGGAAGTACTTGTGGGCGGATGGGTGCATGTACGAAGGGGAATGGAAGAGAGGGAAAGCATCTGGGAAAGGAAAGTTCTCCTGGCCGTCCGGGGCGACCTTCGAGGGCGAATTCAAGTCGGGTCGGATGGACGGAAAGGGCACATTCATCGGGTCGGATGGGGATATGTACAAGGGGTCGTGGCTGGCGGATCGGAAACACGGGTACGGACAAAAGCGGTATTGCAATGGGGATTATTACGAGGGGCATTGGAAGAGGAACTTGCAAGATGGGCAAGGGAGGTATGTGTGGCAAAACGGGAATGAATATGCTGGGGAGTGGAAGAATGGGGTTATTCACGGAAGGGGAATTTTGATTTGGGCTAATGGGAATCGATACGATGGGAGTTGGGACAATGGGGTTCCCAAAGGCCATGGGGTTTTCACTTGGCCGGATGGGAGTTGCTACATAGGCTGCTGGTGTAAAGATGACAAAAACCCTAATCACACTCAAGTCTTGAATGGCACTTTTTACCCTGCACGTAATAGTAGAACAAGTTCTTGCAATATTAAAAACGATTTTCACAAGTTTAGTTTTAAAGATGAGGGCTTTGAGGCCATATTTGGGCATAAGTTAGCTGCTCCATTAATGGGGAATGAGAATTGTGGAGTGGTAGTGAATGATGGGAAGACGAGATCCTCCATGGACGGAGGAAGGAGGAGCTTGACAGAGAGAAATTTGCCCAGGATTTGTATCTGGGAATCTGATGGCGAGGCCGGGGATATTACTTGTGACATTATTGACACGGTAGAGGCCTCTATGTTTTACCGGGATAGGTTTGAGTTTGACCGGGATGGGATCAGGCAGTTTAGGAGAAACCCTTGTTTTAATGGGGAAGCAAAGAAGCCAGGGCAAACAATATCAAAAGGGCATAAGAACTACGAGTTGATGCTCAATCTCCAGTTGGGCATTAG GTTTTCTGTTGGAAAGCATGCTTCGGTATTGAGAGACCTTAAACACAGTGATTTTGATCCAAAGGAGAAGTTCTGGACTAGGTTTCCGCCAGAAGGGTCTAAAATTACACCCCCGCACCAATCTGTAGACTTCCGGTGGAAGGATTATTGTCCAATAGTGTTTAG GCGTTTGCGGGAGCTATTCCAGGTCGATCCTGCAGATTACATGATGGCCATCTGCGGAGATGATGCCCTGAGAGAGCTTTCATCTCCGGGGAAGAGTGGAAGCAGTTTTTATTTGACTCAGGATGATAGATTTATGATCAAAACTGTGAAAAAATCTGAAGTCAAG GTGCTTATTAAGATGCTTCCAAGTTATTATAAGCACGTTTGTCGGTATGAAAATTCCCTTGTAACAAAATTCTATGGTGTCCATTGTGTGAAACCAGTAGGTGGCGTGAAG ACGCGGTTTATTGTGATGGGTAATTTGTTCTGCTCGGAATACCGAATACACAGGCGGTTTGACCTTAAAGGTTCCTCTCATGGCCGCACAACAGATAAGCCTGAGGAAGAAATTGATGAAACCACTACTCTTAAAGATCTTgatcttaattttgtttttcgcCTCCAGCAGAACTGGTACCTAGAACTAATAAA ACAAATTGATCTGGATTGTGAGTTTTTGGAATCAGAGAGAATTATGGATTATAGTCTCCTGGTTGGTCTCCACTTCCGTGATGACAAAACCGGTGACAAAATGGGCTTGTCACCATTCCTCTTGCGAACAG GAAAGAGTGAttcttttcaaaatgaaaagttTATGCGTGGCTATCGGTTCCTTGAAGCAGAGCTACAAGACATGGATCGAATTTTAGCTGGCCG GAAACCGTTGATCCATTTAGGCGCTAACATGCCTGCGAGAGCAGAGCGAGTGGTTCGACGGAGTGATTTTGATCAGTACATCCCTGGTCGGTTTGGTCATTTGGCCCCTTCCCGAGGCATTGAAACCTATGAAGTTGTCCTTTACTTTGGGATCATCGACATTCTCCAAGACTATGATATTAGCAAGAAACTGGAGCATGTTTACAAGTCCTTGCAAGCCGATCCCGCCTCAATCTCAGCTGTTGACCCGAAGATGTATTCAAGGAGGTTCCGGGATTTCATAGGGAGGATCTTCGTCGAAGACAGGTGA
- the LOC116002284 gene encoding oxysterol-binding protein-related protein 1C-like, whose product MHPFCCVSTVNSNHRDSSLLAMSPPPMPPPASSAASRSSDSWTVSTSQNHYHHNNSSSNTRNLTESSSSASASAKVLSMSRPPSMREATQLTFGGVDSQQHQREQQVKINEIVGNGISGILYKWVNYGKGWRPRWFVLQDGVLSYYKIHGPDKIVVSPETEKGSKVIGEESLRRISRPHKHSNSNTSQPRRKPLGEVHLKVSSIRESRSDDKRFSIFTGTKRLHLRAETREDRIAWTEALQTVKDMFPRLSNSELMAPLDNISVSTEKLRKRLMEERVSEAAIQDSEQIMRDEFASLQNQLFLLKQKHWLLIDTLRLLETEKVDLENTVVDESQRQINGAGPSVRLRQDKYSEASVSDSEDDNERVDAAEEDTDEEENTFFDTRDFLSSSSFKSNGSDCRTSSFSSEDDDLYAFASDESVDPIIRSASTKFPYIKRRKKLPDPVEKEKGVSLWSMIKDNIGKDLTKVCLPVYFNEPLSSLQKSFEDLEYSYLVDRAYEWGKRGNSLLRILNVAAFAVSAYASTEGRICKPFNPLLGETYEADYPDKGVRFFSEKVSHHPMIIACHCEGTGWKFWGDSNLKSKFWGRSIQLDPVGVLTLEFDDGEVFQWSKVTTSIYNLILGKLYCDHYGTMRIQGNRNYSCKLKFKEQSIIDRNPHQVQGIVQDKSGKTVATLFGKWDESMFYMNGDCTRGNSFDSLSEAHLLWKRSKPPKDPTRYNLTRFAITLNELTPGLKEKLPPTDSRLRPDQRCLENGEYEKANSEKLRLEQRQRQARRMQERGWRPQWFTKEKGSDVYRYIGGYWEAREQRKWDSCPDIFGQIPSDQMLD is encoded by the exons ATGCATCCCTTCTGCTGCGTTTCCACCGTTAACAGTAACCACCGTGATTCCTCGCTGCTGGCCATGTCTCCGCCGCCGATGCCGCCTCCGGCGTCGTCTGCTGCCTCCAGATCCTCCGATTCGTGGACAGTCTCCACCAGTCAAAATCACTATCATCACAACAATTCCAGTTCTAATACTCGGAATTTGACCGAGTCTTCGTCGTCGGCTTCGGCTTCGGCGAAGGTGTTGTCTATGTCGCGGCCGCCGTCGATGAGGGAGGCGACGCAGCTGACGTTCGGCGGAGTGGATAGCCAGCAACACCAGAGAGAGCAGCAAGTGAAGATCAACGAGATAGTCGGTAATGGCATTTCGGGAATTTTGTACAAGTGGGTGAACTACGGCAAGGGATGGAGGCCGAGGTGGTTTGTATTGCAGGACGGAGTTTTGTCTTACTACAAGATCCACGGGCCTGATAAGATCGTCGTCAGTCCCGAAACTGAGAAAGGTTCGAAGGTCATCGGCGAGGAGTCACTGCGTAGAATATCCCGTCCCCATAAGCATAGCAATTCTAATACCTCACAGCCACGCCGAAAGCCTCTCGGCGAAGTTCATCTCAAG GTTTCATCAATCCGTGAGAGCAGATCAGATGACAAAAGGTTTTCAATTTTCACGGGAACAAAGAGGCTGCACTTGAGGGCTGAGACCAGAGAAGATAGAATTGCTTGGACAGAAGCACTGCAAACTGTAAAGGATATGTTCCCCAGACTTTCCAACAGTGAGTTAATGGCTCCATTGGATAACATTTCTGTTTCAACAGAGAAGTTAAGAAAGCGCCTGATGGAAGAGCGGGTGAGTGAGGCTGCCATCCAGGACAGTGAGCAGATTATGAGGGATGAGTTTGCATCTCTGCAGAATCAATTGTTTCTGCTAAAACAGAAGCATTGGCTCCTCATTGACACACTTCGCCTGTTAGAG ACAGAAAAAGTTGATTTGGAGAATACAGTGGTTGATGAAAGCCAAAGGCAAATCAATGGGGCTGGACCATCTGTTAGATTGAGGCAGGACAAATACAGTG AAGCTAGTGTGAGCGACTCAGAAGATGACAACGAAAGGGTTGATGCTGCAGAGGAAGACACAGATGAAGAAGAGAACACCTTTTTTGATACCAGGGATTTTCTGTCATCAAGTTCTTTTAAAAGCAATGGTTCTGATTGTCGGACATCCTCATTTTCTTCAGAAGATGACGATCTATATGCTTTTGCATCAGATGAGAGTGTTGACCCTATTATTAGGTCTGCTTCAACTAAGTTTCCTTATATCAAGCGTCGGAAGAAATTGCCAGATCCTGTTGAGAAAGAGAAAGGAGTGAGTCTGTGGTCAATGATTAAAGACAATATTGGGAAGGACTTGACAAAAGTTTGCCTGCCTGTCTACTTTAACGAACCTCTTTCTTCGCTGCAAAAGAGTTTTGAAGACTTGGAATATTCATATCTTGTGGATCGTGCTTATGAATGGGGCAAAAGA GGTAACAGCCTCCTGAGGATTCTGAATGTAGCAGCATTTGCTGTATCTGCATATGCCTCTACAGAAGGAAGAATTTGCAAGCCATTCAATCCATTATTAGGGGAAACTTATGAGGCTGACTATCCAGATAAAGGTGTCCGATTTTTCTCAGAGAAG GTAAGCCATCACCCTATGATTATAGCATGCCATTGTGAGGGTACAGGGTGGAAGTTTTGGGGTGATAGCAATTTGAAAAGCAAATTTTGGGGTCGCTCAATCCAGCTGGATCCTGTTGGTGTTTTAACTCTAGAATTTGATGATGGAGAAGTTTTCCAATGGAGCAAG GTAACGACAtccatatataatttaattctaGGAAAACTATATTGTGATCACTATGGGACGATGCGTATCCAAGGGAATCGCAACTACTCATGTAAATTGAAATTTAAGGAGCAGTCTATTATAGATCGGAATCCCCATCAG GTACAGGGAATTGTCCAAGATAAGAGTGGGAAGACAGTAGCTACTTTATTTGGGAAATGGGATGAGAGCATGTTCTATATGAATGGAGATTGCACCAGAGGAAATTCATTTGACTCTCTTTCAGAAGCTCATTTGCTTTGGAAACGGAGCAAGCCTCCTAAAGATCCAACTAGATATAATTTGACACGATTTGCCATTACTTTGAATGAGCTCACCCCTGGTCTGAAG GAAAAGTTGCCACCAACAGATTCTCGGCTAAGGCCTGACCAGAGATGCTTGGAAAATGGAGAGTATGAAAAGGCAAACTCAGAAAAACTGCGACTGGAGCAGCGGCAACGGCAG GCTCGTAGAATGCAAGAACGAGGTTGGAGGCCACAGTGGTTTACTAAGGAGAAAGGTAGTGATGTGTATCGGTACATAGGTGGTTATTGGGAAGCAAGGGAGCAAAGGAAGTGGGATTCATGTCCGGATATTTTTGGTCAAATCCCATCTGACCAGATGCTGGACTGA